TGGACCTTCGGGGACAACGTGGACACAGATCAAATCACTCCCAGCCAGTACATGGACCTTCCGGTCGAAGAGATGAGCCGGCATGTGCTCGAGCCGGTCGATCCCGATTTTGCCAAGAAGTTTCAGCCGGGCGAAATCATTGTCGGCGGTTCCAACTTCGGCTGTGGATCCAGCAGGGAGACGGCTCCCGAGGCATTGAAGTACATTGGAGTTGCAGCGGTAGTCGCGGAGAATTTCGGCCGCATCTTCTTCAGAAACTCGATAGCCATCGGGCTGCCGGTGCTTGTTTGTCCACATGTTTCCCGTGAAATCACGCAGGGAGACGAGATCGAAATCGATCTCGATGCGGCGCAGGTGACTATTCTCAAGAACAAGAAGACGCTGCCCGGGCTCCCCCTCAATGCCATGATGCTGACCTCGCTCAAAAAAGGCGGCATTATGAAATTGTTAGTGGAAATATGATCGTTTCCACCATCTTTTTTCCGAAGCATAGAGCCTGTCCGATTGCGGAAAAGGTGGGACCATGAGCCAAGGGAAAAAACTGAAAGAACTGCTCGCTTGCAAAAAGATCATTGTTGCGCCGGGCGCCTATGATGCGCTGACTGCAAAGATGATCGAGGGCGCCGGATTTGAAGCCGTCTATATGACAGGTTTTGGAACGGCGGCTTCGATGCTGGGTCTGCCCGACATCGGCCTGCTTACCATGAGCGAGATGCTGCAAAACGTCCGCGCTATAGCCGGCGCGGTCGATATCCCGCTTATCGCCGACGCCGACACCGGCTACGGAAATCCGGTGAACGTCATTCGGACCGTCCGGGAATACGAGAAGGCCGGGGCCGCCGCCCTTCATATCGAGGACCAGATCTGGCCGAAACGCTGCGGTCATATGACCGGGAAACAGCTGATTCCCAAAGAAGAGATGACGTCCAAACTGCGGGCCGCAGTTGATGCGAGGAGCACGGACGATTTCCTGATTATTGTGCGTACCGATGCGCTTGCAGTCGAGGGATGGGACGCAACGGTCGAGCGGGCGAATGCATATGTGGAGACGGGCGTGGATGTGCTTTTCGTGGAAGCGCCCGAGACCGAAGAGCAAATGGAGCTCATCCCGAAGTTGTTTCCCGTGCCCTGCTTGATCAATATGGCGCCTCGAACGCCCGCGCTGCCGGTGGAACGCCTCGAGGAAATGGGGTTTGCCGTCGCTATCTTTCCCGCCGTCTGTCTTGCGGCAACGATTCAGGCGAATATCGACGCGCTGAAGCAATTGAAAGAGATCGGCCGACCCGCTGCCTTTGGCGACATCCTGGCGGCCTTCATGCAGTTTAATCAGTTCATCGGCGTGCCCCGCTACAGCGAACTGGAAGAGAAGTATAAAGCGGACATTTGATTTCGCAGGGAATGACTTTGCTCACTTCTTTTCCGCAACCGCTTTGAAAAACGTGTAACAGAACA
The DNA window shown above is from Candidatus Abyssobacteria bacterium SURF_5 and carries:
- a CDS encoding 3-isopropylmalate dehydratase, encoding MERLKIRGKTWTFGDNVDTDQITPSQYMDLPVEEMSRHVLEPVDPDFAKKFQPGEIIVGGSNFGCGSSRETAPEALKYIGVAAVVAENFGRIFFRNSIAIGLPVLVCPHVSREITQGDEIEIDLDAAQVTILKNKKTLPGLPLNAMMLTSLKKGGIMKLLVEI
- a CDS encoding carboxyvinyl-carboxyphosphonate phosphorylmutase, translating into MSQGKKLKELLACKKIIVAPGAYDALTAKMIEGAGFEAVYMTGFGTAASMLGLPDIGLLTMSEMLQNVRAIAGAVDIPLIADADTGYGNPVNVIRTVREYEKAGAAALHIEDQIWPKRCGHMTGKQLIPKEEMTSKLRAAVDARSTDDFLIIVRTDALAVEGWDATVERANAYVETGVDVLFVEAPETEEQMELIPKLFPVPCLINMAPRTPALPVERLEEMGFAVAIFPAVCLAATIQANIDALKQLKEIGRPAAFGDILAAFMQFNQFIGVPRYSELEEKYKADI